From the genome of Candidatus Electrothrix communis, one region includes:
- the ychF gene encoding redox-regulated ATPase YchF, with translation MGFQCGIVGLPNVGKSTIFNALTAAAIEAENYPFCTIEPNVGVVPVPDKRLDILADLAKTRSKVPTPMEFVDIAGLVKGACQGEGLGNQFLGHIRQVDAILHVVRCFEDDNIVHVDGSVDPIRDLEVITMELVMADLDTVSKRHKKAASQAKSGDKKFIAEAAFLEQLQGILDEGKPARNLEPETDQQRELMRDLCLLTTKPVLYVANVSDEDIADGNDFVDRLKEVAEKEGASVVTIAGAIEQELSLLDAEEQQEFLADMGMEEPGLHRLIHAGYDLLGLITYFTVGEKETRAWTITKGTTGPGAAGKIHTDFERGFIRAEVIAYEDYIACGSEPAAKDKGLMRSEGKEYVVKDGDCILFRFNV, from the coding sequence ATGGGGTTTCAATGCGGCATTGTCGGCCTGCCCAATGTGGGAAAATCAACCATCTTTAATGCGTTAACAGCAGCTGCTATTGAAGCGGAAAATTATCCTTTTTGCACAATTGAGCCCAATGTAGGCGTGGTGCCGGTGCCGGATAAGCGCCTTGATATATTAGCGGATCTGGCCAAGACCCGCAGTAAGGTTCCCACTCCAATGGAGTTTGTCGATATTGCCGGGCTGGTCAAAGGTGCCTGTCAGGGCGAGGGCTTGGGCAATCAGTTCCTTGGCCATATCCGCCAAGTGGATGCCATTCTTCATGTTGTCCGCTGCTTTGAGGACGATAATATCGTCCATGTGGACGGCTCTGTTGATCCCATCCGGGACTTGGAAGTCATCACTATGGAATTGGTCATGGCCGACCTGGATACTGTAAGCAAGCGGCACAAGAAGGCAGCAAGCCAGGCAAAATCGGGAGATAAAAAATTTATAGCTGAGGCTGCTTTTCTGGAACAGCTGCAAGGAATTCTTGATGAGGGCAAACCGGCCAGAAACTTGGAGCCGGAAACAGATCAGCAACGGGAGTTAATGCGTGACCTCTGCCTGCTGACCACGAAACCGGTCCTCTATGTGGCCAATGTCAGCGATGAAGATATTGCCGATGGCAATGATTTTGTCGATCGACTCAAGGAGGTTGCCGAAAAGGAAGGTGCTTCTGTCGTGACCATTGCCGGGGCCATTGAGCAGGAACTCAGCCTGCTGGATGCGGAGGAGCAACAGGAGTTCCTTGCCGATATGGGCATGGAAGAGCCGGGCCTGCATCGCCTTATTCATGCTGGGTATGACCTCCTGGGGCTGATCACCTATTTCACGGTGGGCGAAAAGGAGACCAGAGCCTGGACCATCACCAAGGGGACAACCGGGCCTGGAGCAGCTGGAAAAATTCATACGGATTTTGAGCGAGGCTTTATCCGGGCCGAGGTCATTGCCTATGAGGATTATATCGCCTGCGGCTCTGAACCTGCGGCCAAGGACAAAGGCTTGATGCGTTCTGAAGGTAAAGAGTATGTGGTCAAGGACGGGGACTGCATTCTCTTCCGTTTTAATGTCTGA
- a CDS encoding phosphopantetheine-binding protein has translation MQELTEELKRKLIDILNLSDLEPEDFDEQAQLVGGELGIDSIDVLEMVVMVEKDYGIIINNQEVGQKVFASLASLVEYIQENSQGTSS, from the coding sequence ATGCAGGAATTGACAGAAGAACTGAAAAGAAAACTTATTGATATCTTGAATCTTAGCGACCTAGAGCCGGAAGATTTTGACGAGCAGGCCCAATTGGTCGGCGGAGAACTCGGCATCGACTCCATAGATGTTTTGGAAATGGTGGTTATGGTTGAGAAAGACTACGGGATCATTATTAATAACCAGGAAGTCGGCCAGAAGGTCTTTGCCTCTCTTGCCTCCCTTGTAGAGTATATTCAAGAAAATTCGCAGGGAACATCCTCTTGA
- a CDS encoding beta-ketoacyl-[acyl-carrier-protein] synthase family protein → MTIRPVYICGTGIISPLGADYASTEAKLRKGNTAIRPLDLFSLVRGNPLPVGQAPLLEDRGDSTLSLPRSHRLALAAAKQALHNKGGKEGLASGSSSEVTPDVVILGTTTGGILTTEELLYEQVKEKPEKSRFRYHGLHTIAACIAEACHCTGPALTVSTACASGAVALALALRMLRSGQAETVLAGGVDSLCRLTYFGFHSLQLVDRKGCKPFDQDRQGMAVAEGAGMLLLSTVKPKHCRARLLGAGLSCDAYHPAAPHPEGRGAFAAMEAALADAGLAPDDIDYINLHGTGTPDNDLAESKAVRRLFNTVPPLSSIKGASGHSLAAAGAIEAVVSVINVTQGLLPANTGLQQVDPALGLSPLTKPLEQPTKAVLSNSFGFGGNNASVVIGAPNLPEKAHGQTGKVLAVHGCSCLTGAGDLAATLECLQNGESAAGCAEQDVIAKNLPPRLIRRLKRLPRMTLSLAQEAVQAVQNNEGGELEKPAAVFMGTGWGALSDTYDFLTRLRESQEQFPSPTDFVGSVHNSPASQAAILFGATGPNITTSGGDYSFEQALLAAQLQLDDSMPALILGADEGHSEFSPLFDASIPQGASSADLADGGGALLVNRSMEEAICSLRLPFYRSSRGEDPMNALIKTLHHDSQEVGDAGDLNKYALVLVGIPAAMEKEGEEQLARFIEQASLTAPVIRYRKQIGEFASASAVAAALAVSFMAAGRIFGTLTETEDILLDDQNNEQKNTILVLGLGEYITAMEFERL, encoded by the coding sequence TTGACAATCCGACCGGTATATATCTGCGGCACCGGGATCATCAGCCCGCTCGGTGCTGATTATGCGTCAACGGAAGCAAAACTGCGGAAAGGGAACACAGCGATCCGCCCGTTGGACCTCTTTTCCCTGGTCCGGGGAAATCCTCTGCCTGTGGGGCAGGCCCCCCTGCTTGAAGATAGGGGAGATAGCACACTCTCTCTGCCGAGAAGCCACCGTTTGGCTCTTGCAGCAGCCAAGCAGGCTCTTCATAATAAGGGTGGTAAGGAGGGCTTGGCGTCAGGCTCCTCTTCAGAGGTCACTCCAGATGTCGTCATTCTCGGCACCACCACCGGTGGTATCCTCACCACAGAAGAGCTGCTGTACGAACAGGTGAAGGAAAAACCGGAAAAATCGCGTTTCCGGTATCATGGTTTGCATACTATTGCCGCCTGTATCGCTGAGGCATGTCATTGCACCGGCCCGGCCCTGACCGTCTCCACGGCCTGCGCTTCCGGGGCTGTGGCCCTGGCTCTGGCCCTGCGTATGCTTCGCAGCGGTCAGGCGGAGACCGTGTTGGCAGGCGGGGTGGATTCGCTCTGTCGTCTCACCTATTTCGGTTTTCATTCCCTGCAATTGGTTGATCGAAAGGGCTGCAAGCCCTTTGATCAGGATCGGCAAGGCATGGCTGTTGCCGAAGGTGCAGGCATGCTTTTGCTCTCCACTGTCAAGCCCAAGCATTGCCGGGCCCGCTTGCTCGGTGCTGGCCTTTCCTGCGATGCCTATCATCCAGCGGCTCCCCATCCCGAGGGCAGGGGAGCCTTTGCCGCAATGGAGGCAGCCTTGGCTGATGCTGGGCTGGCTCCTGATGATATCGACTATATCAATCTGCACGGCACCGGCACTCCGGATAATGATCTGGCGGAATCCAAGGCGGTGCGCAGATTGTTCAACACTGTGCCCCCGCTTTCCTCGATTAAGGGTGCCTCCGGTCATTCGTTGGCTGCTGCCGGGGCCATTGAGGCTGTCGTCTCGGTGATCAATGTTACACAGGGCTTGCTCCCCGCCAATACCGGTCTTCAGCAGGTAGATCCAGCCCTGGGCCTATCTCCGTTGACCAAACCCCTTGAGCAGCCGACCAAGGCGGTGCTCTCCAATTCCTTCGGATTCGGTGGCAATAATGCCTCTGTGGTTATCGGAGCGCCGAATTTACCGGAAAAAGCGCATGGACAAACGGGTAAGGTGCTGGCGGTTCATGGCTGCTCCTGCCTGACCGGGGCCGGTGATCTGGCTGCTACCCTTGAATGCCTGCAAAACGGGGAATCCGCTGCCGGTTGCGCAGAGCAGGACGTCATTGCAAAGAACCTCCCACCTCGTCTGATCCGCCGTTTGAAGCGGCTGCCGAGAATGACCTTGTCCTTGGCCCAGGAAGCGGTTCAGGCTGTTCAGAATAATGAAGGGGGCGAGTTGGAGAAACCAGCAGCCGTCTTTATGGGCACTGGTTGGGGAGCACTTTCTGACACCTATGATTTCTTGACCCGGCTGCGGGAATCGCAAGAGCAATTCCCCAGTCCCACGGATTTTGTCGGGTCTGTGCATAATAGCCCGGCCAGCCAGGCAGCGATTCTCTTCGGGGCGACTGGTCCCAATATCACCACCAGCGGGGGCGATTACTCCTTTGAGCAGGCCCTGTTGGCGGCCCAGCTCCAGCTTGATGATTCGATGCCTGCTCTTATCCTTGGTGCTGACGAGGGGCATTCTGAATTCTCACCGCTCTTTGATGCTTCGATTCCTCAGGGAGCCTCTTCGGCTGATCTTGCTGACGGCGGTGGGGCCTTGTTGGTGAATCGGAGTATGGAAGAGGCGATCTGTAGTCTACGTCTTCCCTTTTACCGGAGCAGTAGGGGTGAAGATCCGATGAATGCTCTTATTAAAACGCTTCACCACGACTCCCAAGAAGTTGGAGATGCCGGAGATCTCAACAAGTACGCCCTTGTTTTGGTTGGTATTCCGGCAGCCATGGAAAAAGAGGGAGAAGAACAGCTTGCTCGTTTTATAGAACAGGCCTCGCTCACCGCCCCGGTCATTCGTTATCGCAAACAGATCGGCGAGTTTGCTTCGGCATCGGCTGTGGCTGCGGCCCTTGCTGTCTCTTTCATGGCAGCAGGGCGTATTTTCGGCACCTTGACAGAAACAGAGGATATCCTCTTGGATGATCAGAATAATGAACAGAAGAATACCATTCTTGTCTTGGGTCTGGGTGAATACATCACGGCAATGGAGTTTGAACGACTATGA
- a CDS encoding lipid biosynthesis B12-binding/radical SAM protein, producing MRVLLISPNTLTVPYPVYPIGLDYVASSIPAHHAVRIADCNVLSREALGELLSEYQPEVIGISCRNIDNTEAGDPLCFINVYKELVSWLRSRTQAILVCGGSGFNIMPEKILPYFDVDYGLVGEGERFGLLVEALDKKQEPSEIPGVLAASSCSPDIPTEKAPPWDGQRHRTFQQEAEHYRFYLEHGGMLNLQTKRGCSFRCVYCPYPHIEGKKHRLVDPQQVAKTALELEAAGAKYLFLTDSAFNSDIDHSLAVAKAFQKAGLTIPWGGFFAPIKLPVDYFTVMADAGLAHVEFGTESLSDAMLKNYRKPFRVQEVLTAHQQALDAGLHTAHYFLLGGPGESADTINESLENREQLKKTVTFYFVGIRIYPGTGLYDIALEEGKINETTDLLQPVFYEPDLITREQIDEMVTERAGNRINWIVGSGGARAAEIVSKMHSRGYVGPLWEYLIR from the coding sequence ATGAGGGTATTACTGATCTCCCCCAATACCTTGACCGTGCCCTACCCGGTGTACCCCATCGGGCTTGATTACGTGGCAAGCTCGATCCCGGCGCACCATGCAGTTCGTATTGCGGATTGCAATGTCCTTTCCCGTGAGGCATTGGGAGAGCTTCTTTCCGAGTATCAACCTGAAGTAATAGGTATTTCCTGTCGGAATATTGACAATACTGAGGCCGGAGATCCACTCTGCTTTATCAATGTCTATAAAGAGCTGGTCTCTTGGTTGCGTTCCCGTACGCAGGCGATCCTGGTTTGCGGTGGTAGCGGCTTCAACATCATGCCGGAAAAGATCCTGCCCTATTTTGATGTAGATTACGGCCTTGTCGGCGAGGGAGAGCGATTCGGCCTGCTTGTGGAGGCCCTGGACAAGAAGCAGGAACCGAGCGAGATCCCTGGCGTGCTGGCGGCCTCCTCCTGCTCGCCTGACATCCCTACGGAGAAGGCCCCTCCCTGGGACGGTCAGCGTCATCGTACTTTCCAGCAGGAGGCAGAGCATTATCGCTTTTATCTTGAGCACGGCGGCATGCTCAATCTCCAGACGAAACGGGGTTGTTCCTTCCGCTGCGTGTACTGCCCGTACCCCCATATTGAGGGGAAAAAACATCGCCTGGTTGATCCCCAACAGGTGGCAAAAACCGCACTGGAACTGGAAGCGGCTGGGGCAAAATATCTCTTTCTCACCGATTCGGCCTTTAACTCGGATATTGACCACAGCCTTGCTGTCGCCAAGGCCTTTCAAAAGGCCGGGCTGACAATCCCCTGGGGCGGCTTCTTTGCCCCGATCAAGCTGCCTGTGGACTATTTCACGGTCATGGCCGATGCCGGGCTTGCCCATGTAGAATTCGGTACAGAATCCCTGTCCGATGCCATGCTGAAGAATTACAGGAAACCTTTCCGCGTGCAGGAGGTCTTGACCGCCCATCAGCAGGCCCTTGATGCTGGTTTACATACGGCCCATTATTTTCTCCTCGGAGGACCTGGGGAATCTGCGGACACGATCAACGAGAGCCTGGAGAATCGTGAGCAGCTCAAGAAGACCGTGACCTTTTACTTTGTCGGGATCAGGATCTATCCTGGTACCGGGCTGTACGATATCGCCTTGGAAGAGGGGAAGATCAATGAGACAACGGATCTCCTCCAACCTGTTTTCTATGAGCCTGATCTGATTACTCGGGAGCAGATTGATGAGATGGTCACGGAACGGGCCGGGAATCGGATCAACTGGATCGTTGGCTCAGGAGGGGCTCGGGCCGCTGAGATCGTCAGTAAAATGCACTCCAGAGGCTATGTCGGTCCTCTTTGGGAGTACCTGATACGGTGA
- a CDS encoding AAA family ATPase — translation MKFPYGICDFQKIIKEGYFYADRTELIPLLEEAGDQLLFLRPRRFGKSLLLSMVENYYDLAKEDRFEELFGHLNIGKNPTPRHNSYFVLKWDFSAVSPQGATEEIRQNLHDYLNDRMDFFSAYYRDRLTTEIRLDRKNALSSFQSLLNAVQQSGHPLYLFIDEYDNFANEVMVSAEQRGGTDYATLLSGEGALKALFKVIKSAAAGQGLDRVFITGVSPVVLSDITSGYNVAENIYLLPEFNHLCGFLQEEIAELLKEITVHCGLSEIKATEALELMRSLYNGYCFSSRTQKRMYNPTLALYFLKSFQRDCEYPQKSLDSNMAMDRGRIRSIARMPGGQQLVMEALAEQPSVSIPELADRFGVQDMLAARKDTTFMASLLYYFGVLTIGGKDDFGKIVLKIPNLVIRKLYAERIRDSLLPDNQSMETARQVAEALYQQGNIRPLCDFVEQKYFKIFHNRDYAWSNELTLKTAFLTLLFNDTFYIMESETALERSYADLTMIVRPDMRQYGLLDILLEFKYVSLKEAGLNGEQLERLGPEQLGQLPAVQRKQEEARQGLTRYQGKLHDKFSDLLNLRSFSVVSVGFERLVFTEES, via the coding sequence ATGAAATTTCCTTACGGCATCTGCGATTTTCAGAAAATCATCAAGGAAGGATATTTTTACGCCGATCGGACCGAGTTGATCCCCCTGCTGGAAGAAGCCGGTGACCAACTCCTGTTTCTCCGTCCCCGCCGTTTCGGCAAGAGTCTGCTCCTGTCCATGGTGGAAAATTATTATGATTTGGCCAAGGAGGATAGGTTTGAAGAGCTCTTCGGTCACCTGAATATCGGAAAAAATCCGACCCCCAGGCATAACAGCTATTTTGTTTTGAAATGGGATTTTTCAGCGGTCAGCCCCCAAGGGGCAACAGAAGAAATCAGGCAGAATCTGCATGATTATCTCAATGATCGCATGGATTTTTTCTCTGCTTATTACCGTGATCGGCTAACGACTGAAATCCGTCTTGATAGGAAGAACGCCCTGTCTTCCTTTCAGTCCCTGCTCAATGCGGTCCAGCAGAGTGGACACCCGCTCTATCTGTTTATTGATGAATATGATAACTTCGCCAATGAAGTGATGGTTAGTGCAGAGCAACGGGGAGGAACAGATTATGCTACCCTGCTTTCCGGGGAAGGAGCGCTGAAGGCCCTGTTCAAGGTGATCAAGTCCGCCGCAGCAGGCCAGGGGCTGGACCGGGTGTTCATCACTGGCGTGTCGCCCGTGGTGCTGAGCGATATCACCAGCGGCTATAATGTTGCGGAAAATATTTACCTGTTGCCGGAATTCAACCATCTTTGCGGCTTTCTTCAGGAAGAGATTGCGGAGCTGCTAAAGGAAATCACGGTGCATTGCGGTCTGTCGGAAATCAAAGCAACCGAGGCCTTGGAGCTGATGCGCAGCTTGTACAACGGCTATTGCTTCAGTTCACGTACGCAGAAGCGTATGTATAATCCAACCTTGGCTCTTTATTTTCTCAAGTCCTTTCAGCGTGACTGCGAATATCCGCAAAAATCCCTTGACAGTAATATGGCTATGGATAGAGGGAGAATTCGCAGTATTGCCCGTATGCCCGGAGGGCAGCAGCTTGTCATGGAGGCATTGGCGGAGCAGCCCTCTGTCAGTATCCCGGAACTGGCTGATCGCTTCGGCGTGCAGGACATGCTTGCTGCTCGCAAAGATACGACCTTCATGGCCTCGCTGCTCTATTATTTCGGGGTACTGACCATCGGGGGGAAAGATGATTTCGGTAAAATCGTTCTGAAGATCCCCAACCTGGTGATCCGCAAACTGTATGCCGAGCGGATCCGGGACTCCTTGCTGCCGGATAATCAAAGCATGGAAACCGCCCGGCAGGTTGCGGAAGCCCTGTACCAGCAGGGAAATATCCGCCCTCTATGTGATTTCGTTGAGCAGAAATACTTCAAGATTTTTCATAACCGTGATTATGCCTGGAGCAACGAGCTGACCCTGAAGACCGCTTTTTTGACCCTGCTCTTCAACGATACCTTTTACATCATGGAATCGGAGACTGCGCTGGAACGGTCGTATGCCGATCTCACCATGATCGTGCGTCCGGATATGCGTCAGTACGGCCTGCTGGATATCCTGCTGGAATTCAAATATGTCTCCTTGAAAGAAGCAGGGCTGAACGGAGAACAGCTTGAGCGGCTCGGTCCAGAACAACTCGGACAACTGCCTGCGGTACAAAGAAAACAGGAGGAAGCACGGCAGGGATTGACCCGTTATCAGGGCAAGCTCCACGATAAATTTTCCGATCTGCTTAATCTGCGCAGCTTCAGTGTGGTTTCGGTAGGATTTGAACGACTGGTTTTCACCGAAGAATCATAA
- a CDS encoding NAD(P)/FAD-dependent oxidoreductase: MPSDKKILIIGSGIGGLSTSIILAKLGFEVTVLEKNAQAGGLMRSYPRDGIECEVGVHYLGSLDKGQVLRKFFDYLGVTEDIPVTRMGESGIIDRYIFDACGSQPVQPTVFDVPQGMSAFAKNLNQAFPLEREAIAEILSHLRKASEQLHRLDFLYGTENNFSLLDQADSFGEILNQLNCSPRLRSVLAVPSCWIGVPLEDCPAYYHNMALASYLSSSWRLDCSGSDMADAFSRRFLELGGKIITRAEVTGLEVEERVVKGVRLRSGEYLPVETVIGAVHPKVVLQMLPEGAVKPSYRQRISNLHDTHGIFAAHVRVDAESHPEIPYNIFNIDTDEKGNVPDLKYYQIRKTEKEGANLLSILTSGKDELWAPWGGTGTGRRGKEYSAVKEQHAEQLLEEAETLFGPFKGAKILDTYTPLTIRDWVNSPGGSAYGVQRSSSQMLSAALLNRTAVKGLYLAGQNVLAPGIIGAIMGSFSTVKLIVGAEAFKEDCLMQ, encoded by the coding sequence ATGCCTTCTGATAAAAAAATACTCATCATCGGCTCCGGTATCGGCGGCCTTAGTACGTCAATTATCCTAGCAAAGCTGGGGTTCGAGGTCACCGTGCTGGAGAAGAATGCTCAGGCAGGCGGATTGATGCGCAGCTATCCCCGTGACGGTATTGAATGCGAAGTCGGGGTGCATTATCTGGGCTCTCTTGATAAGGGACAAGTTCTGCGGAAATTCTTTGATTATCTGGGAGTCACTGAGGATATTCCGGTCACCAGAATGGGGGAGAGTGGCATCATTGATCGTTATATCTTTGATGCTTGCGGCAGTCAGCCTGTACAACCCACAGTCTTTGATGTACCGCAGGGAATGTCCGCCTTTGCGAAAAATCTCAATCAGGCCTTTCCCCTGGAACGAGAGGCAATCGCCGAAATCCTTTCCCATTTGCGCAAGGCGAGCGAGCAGTTGCACCGCCTAGATTTTCTCTATGGGACGGAAAATAATTTTTCCCTGCTTGATCAGGCAGACTCCTTTGGTGAAATCCTCAATCAACTGAACTGCTCTCCGCGGCTTCGCAGTGTCTTGGCCGTGCCTTCCTGCTGGATCGGCGTCCCCTTGGAGGATTGTCCGGCCTATTATCATAATATGGCCCTGGCCTCTTACCTCTCATCCTCGTGGAGGCTGGATTGCAGCGGTTCGGATATGGCTGATGCCTTCAGTCGTCGTTTCCTGGAATTGGGTGGAAAGATTATAACCCGAGCCGAGGTCACCGGGCTGGAGGTTGAAGAGCGAGTCGTCAAAGGCGTTCGCTTGCGATCCGGAGAGTATCTCCCGGTTGAAACGGTGATCGGTGCCGTACATCCGAAAGTGGTTTTGCAGATGTTGCCTGAGGGCGCTGTGAAACCATCCTACCGACAACGAATCAGCAACCTGCACGATACCCACGGGATTTTTGCAGCTCATGTTCGTGTTGATGCGGAGAGCCATCCCGAGATCCCCTATAATATTTTCAATATTGATACGGACGAGAAAGGGAATGTTCCGGATCTGAAGTATTATCAAATCCGTAAAACGGAAAAAGAAGGTGCTAACCTCCTTTCAATCCTGACTTCAGGCAAGGATGAACTATGGGCACCCTGGGGGGGGACCGGCACCGGTCGGCGTGGCAAAGAGTATAGCGCTGTAAAAGAGCAGCATGCTGAGCAGTTACTTGAAGAGGCTGAGACCTTATTCGGTCCTTTTAAAGGAGCCAAAATCCTTGATACCTACACTCCCCTGACCATACGGGATTGGGTTAATAGTCCCGGCGGGAGTGCTTACGGGGTCCAGCGCTCTTCCAGTCAGATGCTGTCTGCTGCTTTGCTGAACCGCACTGCTGTTAAAGGCCTGTATCTTGCCGGTCAAAATGTATTGGCTCCCGGTATCATCGGTGCTATCATGGGATCATTCAGTACGGTGAAATTAATTGTCGGAGCAGAGGCGTTTAAAGAAGACTGCTTGATGCAGTGA
- the recD gene encoding exodeoxyribonuclease V subunit alpha, translating to MHKQLQQACDQGEIRLLDLHLGLFLEKQAVDRDGKTSKDTKNIESTGSRPGHPSLLLAATLASAAMGNGHVCYPLGEAPEQPALAEMVEENCPGPEQWREELLATSVVGRPGEISPLILDEKNRLYLRRFFCYEEFIATALRRRAATALNLDRQVASQLLGRLFPQEEEGAIDYQQMAAALALLKPLVIISGGPGTGKTHTVARILAAIQALHARQQGEQRGQRKKLINIALAAPTGKAAARLEESISKAKLSLPKDLRHDIPEQAQTLHRLLGSRPGATAFRFNRDNPLYLDLLILDEASMIDVEMMVALLEALPEKTRIILLGDRNQLASVEAGSLFADLCGNDELGWLPQLCGELEQLTGTSGLPSSSSGEASDPTLADSLVLLRTSYRFQDNSGIGCLAAAVKSGSVEQVNRAMAENFADVERVQYTGAKREQWLEGRIRKGFQPMLTASSPEQAFAALEEFRFLCALRRGPDGVEGINTLVTQVLRRAGLISPQNTEWYQGRPIIILRNQYEMQLFNGDTGILWQDEKGRLRAWFRRADNCLSSISLARLPEHETAYAITIHKAQGSEFDQVLLLLPDEESRVLSQELLYTGITRARSRLILCASSDILATTVSRKTQRFSGLAEKLHG from the coding sequence ATGCATAAGCAGCTCCAACAGGCCTGTGACCAGGGAGAAATACGGCTCCTGGATCTCCACCTCGGTCTTTTTTTAGAAAAGCAGGCCGTTGACAGAGATGGGAAGACCTCCAAGGATACCAAGAATATCGAAAGCACGGGCAGCCGACCAGGGCACCCATCCCTGCTGCTGGCCGCAACCTTGGCCAGTGCCGCAATGGGCAACGGTCATGTCTGTTATCCCTTGGGCGAGGCACCTGAGCAGCCAGCTCTGGCGGAAATGGTGGAGGAAAACTGTCCCGGCCCGGAACAATGGCGGGAAGAGCTGCTCGCCACCTCTGTTGTCGGTCGACCAGGAGAAATCTCTCCCCTGATTCTTGACGAAAAGAACCGCCTCTATCTCCGCCGTTTTTTCTGCTACGAGGAATTCATCGCCACGGCCTTACGGCGACGGGCGGCTACCGCTCTTAATCTTGATCGCCAGGTTGCTTCCCAATTACTGGGGCGGCTTTTTCCTCAGGAGGAAGAGGGTGCTATTGATTATCAGCAAATGGCTGCTGCCTTGGCCCTGCTCAAGCCTCTGGTGATTATTTCCGGCGGACCGGGAACTGGCAAGACCCATACTGTGGCACGTATCCTGGCAGCAATTCAAGCCCTCCATGCCCGGCAACAGGGTGAACAGAGGGGGCAGAGGAAAAAGCTCATCAATATAGCCTTAGCCGCCCCGACAGGTAAGGCTGCGGCCCGCCTGGAAGAATCTATCAGCAAGGCCAAGCTCTCTTTGCCGAAAGACCTCCGGCACGATATCCCGGAACAGGCCCAGACCCTGCATCGACTGCTCGGTTCTCGTCCCGGTGCAACGGCTTTTCGTTTTAACAGAGATAATCCCTTATACCTGGATCTGCTGATCCTGGATGAGGCCTCCATGATTGATGTGGAGATGATGGTCGCTCTCCTGGAAGCTCTGCCGGAGAAGACGCGTATTATTTTGCTCGGGGATCGCAATCAGCTGGCCTCGGTGGAAGCAGGAAGCCTGTTTGCCGATCTCTGCGGCAACGATGAACTTGGTTGGTTGCCGCAGCTCTGCGGAGAATTGGAGCAGCTGACCGGCACCTCGGGCTTGCCTTCCTCCTCATCCGGTGAAGCATCCGATCCTACCTTGGCAGACTCCCTGGTCCTCCTGCGTACCAGTTATCGTTTTCAAGATAACAGCGGCATAGGATGCCTTGCTGCCGCAGTGAAAAGCGGTTCCGTGGAGCAGGTGAACAGGGCGATGGCAGAAAATTTTGCTGATGTGGAGAGAGTGCAGTACACTGGAGCAAAGCGGGAGCAATGGCTTGAGGGTCGGATCAGAAAGGGATTCCAGCCCATGCTGACGGCCTCTTCGCCGGAACAGGCCTTTGCCGCCCTGGAAGAGTTTCGTTTTCTCTGCGCCCTGCGCAGGGGGCCGGACGGGGTTGAAGGCATCAATACCTTGGTGACCCAGGTCCTTCGGCGAGCTGGTTTGATATCTCCGCAAAACACGGAATGGTATCAGGGAAGACCGATCATCATTCTCCGTAATCAGTATGAGATGCAGCTCTTTAACGGAGATACTGGCATCCTTTGGCAGGATGAGAAGGGGCGTTTACGGGCCTGGTTTCGCCGAGCGGATAATTGTCTTTCTTCAATCAGCCTGGCGCGTTTACCTGAGCATGAGACGGCCTATGCCATTACGATTCATAAGGCCCAGGGATCGGAGTTTGATCAGGTCCTGCTTCTCTTGCCCGATGAGGAGAGTCGGGTACTCAGTCAGGAGCTTCTCTATACAGGTATTACCCGGGCCCGCAGCAGGCTCATTCTCTGCGCATCTTCGGACATACTCGCAACAACGGTCTCACGAAAAACACAGCGTTTTTCCGGGTTGGCTGAAAAACTGCACGGTTAG